One stretch of Streptomyces sp. NBC_01363 DNA includes these proteins:
- a CDS encoding esterase family protein translates to MGLTSKTFLVLAIVLAVVFFAVTVWLWPRLARRSVPAVFGRVGLLLATQVTIFVTVALVANNSFLFYGSWADLFGQKQDLGVVTDHAAGTLASKNIVRVGIQRPDVPGGSRPTMGGRIDKVVIAGRQSKIESSAYVYLPPEYFQPAFARRKFPAVVVLTGYPGVSENLLKSLRYPRTAHERVKAGRAQPMILVMLRPTVAPPRDTECVDVKGGPQTETYLAEDLPRVISESYRVGKLARNWGIIGNSTGGYCALKIGLHHPDRFGASVGLSAYYKAAEDPTTGDLFQGDQSARDRADLMWTLDHMPKQPDSSFLVTTSKHGEGNYRTTLQFMAKVKSPAQVSSIVLDSGGHNFNTWRREIPSALDWLSSRLSEN, encoded by the coding sequence ATGGGTCTTACCAGCAAGACATTTCTGGTTCTGGCCATCGTGCTGGCCGTGGTGTTCTTCGCCGTCACGGTCTGGCTCTGGCCCCGGCTGGCCCGTCGCAGCGTGCCCGCGGTGTTCGGCAGGGTCGGCCTGCTGCTGGCGACCCAGGTGACGATCTTCGTCACGGTGGCCCTGGTGGCGAACAACTCCTTCCTCTTCTACGGATCGTGGGCCGACCTGTTCGGCCAGAAGCAGGATCTGGGTGTCGTCACGGACCACGCGGCCGGAACGCTGGCCTCCAAGAACATCGTCCGGGTCGGGATCCAGCGGCCGGACGTGCCCGGCGGTTCGCGGCCCACGATGGGCGGGCGGATCGACAAGGTCGTGATCGCGGGCCGGCAGTCGAAGATCGAGAGCTCGGCGTACGTGTACCTGCCGCCCGAGTACTTCCAGCCAGCCTTCGCCCGCCGCAAGTTCCCGGCGGTCGTCGTGCTCACCGGCTACCCGGGCGTCTCGGAGAACCTCCTGAAGAGCCTCCGGTATCCGCGTACGGCACACGAACGGGTGAAGGCCGGCCGGGCCCAGCCGATGATCCTGGTGATGCTCCGGCCGACGGTCGCGCCGCCGCGGGACACCGAGTGCGTGGACGTGAAGGGCGGGCCGCAGACCGAGACCTACCTCGCCGAGGACCTGCCGCGGGTGATCTCGGAGTCGTACCGGGTCGGAAAGCTGGCCCGAAACTGGGGCATCATCGGCAATTCGACCGGTGGTTACTGCGCCCTGAAGATCGGGCTCCACCACCCGGACCGGTTCGGGGCGAGCGTCGGGCTCTCCGCGTACTACAAGGCGGCCGAGGACCCGACGACCGGCGATCTCTTCCAGGGCGACCAGAGCGCGCGGGACCGCGCCGATCTGATGTGGACCCTGGACCACATGCCGAAGCAGCCCGACTCGTCCTTCCTCGTCACGACCTCCAAGCACGGCGAGGGGAACTACCGCACCACGCTGCAGTTCATGGCCAAGGTGAAGTCGCCCGCCCAGGTCTCGTCGATCGTGCTCGACAGCGGCGGGCACAACTTCAACACCTGGCGGCGGGAGATCCCTTCGGCGCTGGACTGGCTGAGCAGTCGGCTCAGCGAGAACTGA
- a CDS encoding ABC transporter permease, producing MGVLGEAWTWLTTGANWSGESGAAHRLGEHLYVSGVALALACAMALPVALYLGHIGKGGTLAVNLSNVGRAIPVFAVLALFMVSPLRNAGYVPTVIALVLFAVPPLLTNAYVGMTEVDRSVTEAARGMGMSGWQLFVRVELPLAYPMIMTGLRSAAVQVVATATIAAMVGQGGLGRIITAGFNTYNTPQVVAGAVLVAVLALLVEAVLVGLDRLLSPLRRRRTA from the coding sequence ATGGGAGTTCTCGGCGAGGCCTGGACCTGGCTCACCACCGGCGCCAACTGGTCGGGGGAGAGCGGGGCGGCCCACCGGCTCGGTGAGCATCTGTACGTCAGCGGCGTCGCGCTCGCCCTGGCGTGCGCAATGGCGCTGCCGGTCGCGCTGTACCTCGGGCACATCGGGAAGGGCGGCACGCTGGCCGTCAACCTCTCCAACGTGGGGCGGGCGATCCCGGTCTTCGCGGTGCTGGCCCTCTTCATGGTCTCGCCGCTGCGCAACGCCGGATATGTGCCGACGGTCATCGCGCTGGTGCTGTTCGCCGTGCCGCCGCTGCTGACCAACGCCTACGTCGGGATGACGGAGGTCGACCGGTCGGTGACGGAGGCGGCACGCGGCATGGGGATGTCCGGGTGGCAGCTCTTCGTCCGGGTCGAGCTCCCGCTGGCCTACCCGATGATCATGACCGGGCTGCGCTCCGCCGCGGTCCAGGTGGTCGCCACGGCCACGATCGCCGCGATGGTCGGCCAGGGCGGTCTCGGCCGGATCATCACCGCCGGGTTCAACACGTACAACACCCCGCAGGTGGTCGCGGGGGCGGTGTTGGTCGCCGTGCTCGCGCTGCTGGTGGAGGCGGTGCTGGTGGGCCTGGACCGGCTGCTGTCACCGCTGCGCCGCCGCCGGACGGCGTGA
- the folP gene encoding dihydropteroate synthase, producing the protein MGVVNVTPDSFSDGGRWFDTTAAVKHGLDLVAEGADLIDVGGESTRPGASRVDASEELRRVVPVVRDLASEGVTVSVDTMRARVAEEAVAAGAALVNDVSGGLADPDMVRVVAAADTPFVVMHWRGFSESMNSRAVYGDVVAEVARELRERMDAVIAGGVAPERIVIDPGLGFAKDACHDLSLVAHLDELRALGRPLLVAASRKRFLGHVLAGDGAAPPPARERDAATAAISALSAHAGAWAVRVHEVRATADAVRVARAVEGAA; encoded by the coding sequence ATGGGTGTCGTGAACGTGACCCCGGACTCCTTCTCCGACGGAGGCCGCTGGTTCGACACCACGGCCGCGGTCAAACACGGCCTCGACCTGGTCGCCGAGGGCGCCGACCTGATCGACGTCGGCGGCGAGTCGACCCGCCCCGGCGCCAGCCGGGTGGACGCGTCGGAGGAGCTGCGGCGCGTGGTCCCGGTGGTCAGGGACCTGGCGTCCGAAGGGGTCACGGTCTCCGTGGACACCATGCGGGCCCGGGTCGCCGAGGAGGCGGTCGCGGCCGGGGCCGCCCTGGTCAACGATGTGAGCGGCGGCCTCGCCGACCCCGACATGGTCCGGGTCGTCGCCGCGGCCGACACCCCCTTCGTCGTGATGCACTGGCGCGGCTTCAGCGAGTCCATGAACAGCCGCGCGGTGTACGGGGACGTCGTCGCCGAGGTCGCCCGGGAGCTGCGGGAGCGGATGGACGCCGTGATCGCGGGCGGCGTCGCCCCGGAACGGATCGTGATCGACCCCGGTCTCGGCTTCGCCAAGGACGCCTGCCACGACCTCTCCCTGGTCGCCCACCTCGACGAGCTGCGCGCCCTGGGCCGTCCGCTGCTGGTCGCCGCCTCCCGCAAACGTTTCCTCGGCCATGTGCTGGCCGGCGACGGCGCCGCACCGCCGCCCGCCCGCGAACGCGATGCCGCCACCGCGGCGATCTCCGCGCTCTCCGCCCACGCCGGCGCCTGGGCCGTCCGGGTCCACGAGGTACGGGCCACGGCCGACGCCGTACGGGTCGCCCGCGCCGTCGAGGGAGCCGCGTGA
- a CDS encoding phosphatidylglycerol lysyltransferase domain-containing protein codes for MSVTLDGDKSGSVPSPVRKFVRGPRPESVPTLVGTACAAVGLIDVAAGVFPRFRHSRMHTLAEVLPGALGPFAAALALSAGVLLLLLAHGLKRRKRRAWRAAVVLLPAGALAQFTYRHSVIGTLVSLTLCLLLIRNRGEFAALPDPRSRWRALANFVLLGAGSLALGLVVVSAHPGRVVGSPSVADRLQHVLYGMLGFEGPVEYAGDTSWTVAYSLGALGLLTAVTTIYFAFRPEHPAARLTEDDEARLRVLLEKHGGRDSLGHFALRRDKAVVFSPSGKAAVCYRVVSGVMLASGDPIGDVEAWPGAIERFMDEARAHSWTPAVMGCSETGGEVWTRETGLDALELGDEAVVDVADFSLAGRAMRNVRQMVKRIERLGYETRVRRVSDIGEAELARIRRAAADWRGTDNERGFSMALGRIGDAADGDCVIATAHKTDEHTADSPYGDLKAVLHFVPWGRDGMSLDLMRRDRSADPGMNELLIVAALQASAGLEVQRVSLNFAMFRSALARGEKLGAGPVLRTWRGLLIFLSRWFQIESLYKFNAKFRPRWEPRFVVYRAARDLPRISLAAMQAEGFVNLALPRPFARRFPARLPRPCAHTQAPGQEGHARAA; via the coding sequence ATGTCTGTCACGCTAGATGGGGATAAATCGGGATCGGTTCCGAGTCCCGTACGCAAGTTCGTACGTGGCCCGCGCCCCGAGTCCGTACCGACGCTGGTCGGTACCGCCTGCGCCGCCGTCGGCCTGATCGATGTCGCCGCGGGTGTCTTCCCGCGCTTCCGGCACAGCCGGATGCATACGCTCGCCGAAGTGCTGCCCGGCGCCCTCGGGCCGTTCGCCGCCGCGCTCGCGCTGAGCGCGGGCGTCCTGCTGCTGCTGCTCGCACACGGCCTCAAGCGGCGCAAGCGGCGGGCCTGGCGAGCCGCCGTCGTGCTGCTGCCGGCCGGTGCGCTGGCGCAGTTCACCTACCGGCACTCGGTCATCGGCACACTCGTCTCACTGACGCTCTGCCTGCTGCTCATCCGCAACCGCGGCGAGTTCGCCGCGCTCCCCGACCCCAGGAGCCGCTGGCGGGCCCTGGCCAACTTCGTGCTCCTCGGCGCGGGTTCGCTGGCCCTCGGACTGGTCGTCGTCAGCGCGCACCCCGGCCGGGTCGTGGGCAGCCCCAGTGTCGCCGACCGGCTCCAGCACGTGCTGTACGGAATGCTCGGCTTCGAGGGGCCGGTCGAGTACGCCGGCGACACCTCCTGGACCGTGGCGTACTCCCTCGGCGCCCTCGGCCTGCTGACCGCCGTCACCACCATCTACTTCGCCTTCCGCCCCGAGCACCCGGCCGCCCGCCTCACCGAGGACGACGAGGCCCGGCTGCGCGTCCTGCTGGAGAAGCACGGCGGCCGCGACTCGCTCGGCCACTTCGCGCTCCGCCGCGACAAGGCCGTCGTCTTCTCCCCCAGCGGCAAGGCCGCCGTCTGCTACCGGGTCGTGTCCGGGGTGATGCTGGCCAGCGGCGACCCGATCGGCGACGTGGAGGCCTGGCCCGGCGCCATCGAACGGTTCATGGACGAGGCCAGGGCCCACTCCTGGACCCCGGCCGTGATGGGCTGCAGCGAGACCGGCGGCGAGGTCTGGACCCGCGAGACCGGCCTCGATGCCCTGGAACTCGGTGACGAGGCGGTGGTGGACGTCGCGGATTTCTCGCTCGCCGGGCGCGCGATGCGCAACGTACGCCAGATGGTGAAGCGCATTGAACGCCTCGGCTACGAGACCCGGGTCCGGCGCGTGAGCGACATCGGCGAGGCCGAACTGGCCCGCATCCGGCGCGCCGCCGCCGACTGGCGTGGCACCGACAACGAGCGCGGCTTCTCCATGGCGCTCGGCCGGATCGGCGACGCGGCCGACGGGGACTGCGTCATCGCCACCGCGCACAAGACCGACGAGCACACCGCCGACTCCCCCTACGGCGACCTGAAGGCCGTACTCCACTTCGTCCCGTGGGGCCGCGACGGCATGTCCCTCGACCTGATGCGCCGCGACCGCTCCGCCGACCCCGGCATGAACGAGCTGCTGATCGTCGCCGCCCTGCAGGCCTCCGCCGGGCTGGAGGTCCAGCGCGTCTCACTGAACTTCGCGATGTTCCGCTCGGCGCTCGCCCGGGGCGAGAAACTGGGCGCGGGGCCGGTGCTGCGGACCTGGCGCGGACTGCTGATCTTCCTCTCGCGCTGGTTCCAGATCGAGTCGCTGTACAAGTTCAACGCCAAGTTCCGCCCCCGCTGGGAGCCGCGCTTCGTCGTCTACCGCGCCGCCCGCGACCTGCCCCGCATCTCCCTGGCGGCCATGCAGGCGGAGGGCTTCGTGAACCTCGCCCTCCCCCGCCCCTTCGCCCGCCGCTTCCCGGCCCGCCTGCCCCGCCCCTGCGCCCACACCCAGGCGCCGGGTCAGGAAGGGCACGCGCGCGCGGCGTAG
- a CDS encoding NADH-quinone oxidoreductase subunit D, protein MTETTVGIGGAAESTDMVLNIGPQHPSTHGVLRLRIVLDGERIQHAEPVIGYMHRGAEKLFEARDYRQIVMLANRHDWLSAFSNELGVVMAVERMLGMEVPERAVWTRTLLAELNRVLNHLMFLGSYPLELGGITPVFYAFREREELQAVMEEVSGGRMHYMFNRVGGLKEDLPAGWLGRARDAVASVRSRMDVYDDLVLGNEIFRGRTRDVGVLSAGTVHAYGVSGPIARASGVDFDLRRDEPYLAYGELQDTLKVVTRTEGDCLARFECLLEQTHNALDLADACLDRMAALAPGPINQRLPKVLKAPEGHTYAWTENPLGINGYYLVSKGEKTPYRLKLRSASYNNIQALTELLPGTLVADMVAILGSLFFVVGDIDK, encoded by the coding sequence ATGACGGAGACGACAGTCGGCATCGGCGGCGCGGCGGAGAGCACCGACATGGTGCTCAACATCGGCCCCCAGCACCCCTCCACCCACGGCGTGCTCCGTCTGCGCATCGTCCTGGACGGCGAGCGCATCCAGCACGCCGAGCCGGTCATCGGCTACATGCACCGCGGCGCGGAGAAGCTGTTCGAGGCCCGCGACTACCGGCAGATCGTGATGCTCGCCAACCGCCACGACTGGCTGTCGGCGTTCTCCAACGAGCTGGGCGTCGTGATGGCCGTGGAGCGCATGCTCGGCATGGAGGTGCCGGAGCGCGCGGTCTGGACCCGCACCCTGCTCGCCGAGCTGAACCGGGTCCTGAACCATCTGATGTTCCTCGGCTCGTACCCGCTCGAACTCGGCGGGATCACCCCGGTGTTCTACGCCTTCCGCGAGCGCGAGGAGCTCCAGGCCGTGATGGAGGAGGTCTCCGGCGGCCGGATGCACTACATGTTCAACCGCGTCGGCGGTCTCAAGGAGGACCTCCCGGCCGGGTGGCTCGGCCGGGCCCGGGACGCGGTCGCCTCGGTCCGGTCCCGGATGGACGTCTACGACGACCTGGTGCTCGGCAACGAGATCTTCCGGGGCCGCACCCGCGACGTGGGCGTGCTCTCCGCCGGGACCGTGCACGCGTACGGGGTGTCCGGGCCGATCGCCCGCGCCTCGGGCGTCGATTTCGATCTGCGGCGCGACGAGCCGTATCTCGCGTACGGGGAGCTCCAGGACACCCTGAAGGTGGTCACCCGCACCGAGGGCGACTGCCTGGCCCGCTTCGAGTGCCTGCTGGAGCAGACGCACAACGCCCTGGACCTCGCGGACGCCTGCCTGGACCGGATGGCCGCCCTGGCGCCCGGCCCGATCAACCAGCGGCTGCCCAAGGTGCTGAAGGCCCCCGAGGGCCACACCTACGCCTGGACCGAGAACCCGCTCGGCATCAACGGCTACTACCTGGTGTCCAAGGGCGAGAAGACCCCGTACCGGCTGAAGCTCCGCTCCGCCTCGTACAACAACATCCAGGCGCTCACCGAGCTGCTGCCGGGCACGCTGGTCGCCGACATGGTGGCGATCCTCGGCTCGCTCTTCTTCGTCGTCGGCGACATCGACAAGTGA
- a CDS encoding ABC transporter permease yields MAVGQNCLVTNDWICGEYLRSRSQELTDATVQHIWITAVSVAIGLLVAFPLALLARRSRRFAGPVLGLTTVLYTVPSLAMFSLLLPLFGLSAALVVTGLVLYSLTILVRNILAGLEAVPQEAKEAAKGMGYGPVRLLWEVELPLAMPALMAGVRIATVSTIALTTVGSIIGRGGLGNLIGDALPSFFKAQVLTASVLCVLLAVVADLLLLGVQRLLTPWTRIRAAHADAGTVAKAV; encoded by the coding sequence ATGGCCGTGGGACAGAACTGCCTGGTGACGAACGACTGGATCTGCGGGGAGTATCTCCGTTCCCGCAGCCAGGAGTTGACCGATGCGACGGTCCAGCACATCTGGATCACCGCGGTCTCGGTGGCGATCGGACTCCTGGTGGCCTTTCCGCTGGCGCTGCTCGCGCGCCGCAGCCGCCGTTTCGCCGGACCGGTGCTCGGACTGACGACGGTCCTCTACACCGTGCCCTCGCTCGCCATGTTCTCGCTGCTGCTGCCGCTGTTCGGGCTTTCCGCCGCGCTGGTGGTGACCGGCCTGGTGCTGTATTCGCTGACCATTCTCGTGCGGAACATCCTGGCGGGCCTCGAAGCCGTTCCCCAGGAGGCGAAGGAAGCCGCGAAGGGAATGGGCTACGGGCCGGTCCGGCTGCTGTGGGAGGTCGAACTGCCGTTGGCCATGCCCGCGTTGATGGCGGGGGTGCGGATCGCCACGGTCTCGACGATCGCGCTGACGACGGTCGGGTCGATCATCGGCAGAGGCGGCCTCGGCAATCTCATAGGGGACGCGCTCCCCAGCTTCTTCAAGGCCCAGGTGCTCACCGCCTCGGTCCTGTGCGTACTGCTCGCGGTCGTCGCGGATCTGCTGCTGCTCGGTGTGCAGCGGCTGCTGACCCCCTGGACCCGAATACGTGCCGCGCACGCGGACGCGGGCACTGTGGCAAAGGCGGTCTGA
- a CDS encoding nuclear transport factor 2 family protein has product MTGPRDEHAEAAADIAAVEQANTAFYEAMERGDLEELSGLWLPGEDLTVSCVHPGWPVLTGRGEVLRSYALIMANTEYIQFFLTDVGVSMTGDTALVTCTENILSGGPAEDGNALGPLVGQLVVATNVFRRTPDGWKLWSHHGSPVLTETGEEEDEETPS; this is encoded by the coding sequence GTGACCGGGCCCCGCGACGAGCACGCGGAGGCGGCCGCCGACATCGCGGCCGTCGAGCAGGCCAACACCGCCTTCTACGAGGCGATGGAGCGCGGCGACCTCGAGGAGCTCTCCGGGCTCTGGCTGCCGGGCGAGGACCTCACCGTCTCCTGCGTCCACCCGGGCTGGCCGGTGCTGACCGGGCGCGGCGAGGTGCTGCGCAGCTATGCGCTGATCATGGCGAACACCGAGTACATCCAGTTCTTCCTGACCGACGTCGGGGTCTCGATGACCGGCGACACCGCCCTGGTGACCTGCACGGAGAACATCCTCAGCGGCGGCCCCGCGGAGGACGGCAACGCGCTCGGACCGCTGGTCGGCCAACTCGTCGTGGCCACCAATGTGTTCCGGCGCACACCCGACGGCTGGAAGCTCTGGTCCCACCACGGCTCGCCCGTACTGACCGAAACCGGTGAGGAAGAGGACGAAGAGACACCCTCCTGA
- a CDS encoding SAM-dependent methyltransferase, with translation MTDEWRGWQEAAATALYGDGGFYRSPEGPAGHFRTSVHASPLFASAVARLLVATARELGAGSVDLVDLGAGRGELLTGVLAALPAAGADGLAVRTYAVELADRPPGLDPRIEWCAEPPSRTYGLLFANEWLDNVPTEVAETDADGVDRYVLVRTEDGTERLGEPVAGADAEWLRRWWPSAGPGSRAEIGRPRDEAWARAVATLAGGLAVAVDYAHAREARPPFGTLTGFRVGREVRPVPDGSCDLTSHVALDACAAAGAGAGAPPELLSQREALHRLGVSGGRPPLALASADPAGYVRALASAGEAAELTARGGLGDFGWLMQRGGREAAPSADRGRAPGPGPGAFT, from the coding sequence GTGACGGATGAGTGGCGTGGGTGGCAGGAGGCGGCAGCGACCGCTTTGTACGGGGACGGGGGGTTCTACCGGAGCCCCGAAGGGCCGGCGGGCCACTTCCGTACCTCCGTCCACGCCTCCCCGCTCTTCGCCTCCGCCGTCGCCCGGCTGCTGGTCGCGACGGCACGGGAACTGGGCGCCGGATCGGTCGACCTGGTGGACCTGGGCGCCGGGCGGGGCGAGCTGCTGACGGGGGTGCTCGCGGCGCTCCCGGCCGCGGGCGCCGACGGCCTCGCCGTACGTACGTACGCCGTGGAGCTCGCCGACCGTCCGCCCGGACTGGATCCCCGGATCGAGTGGTGCGCCGAACCGCCGTCGCGGACGTACGGCCTGCTGTTCGCCAACGAGTGGCTGGACAACGTCCCGACCGAGGTCGCCGAGACCGACGCGGACGGCGTCGACCGGTACGTCCTCGTCCGGACCGAGGACGGTACGGAACGGCTGGGCGAGCCGGTGGCCGGGGCGGACGCCGAGTGGCTGCGCCGCTGGTGGCCGTCGGCCGGACCGGGCAGCCGCGCGGAGATCGGCCGCCCCCGCGACGAGGCCTGGGCGCGGGCGGTGGCCACGCTGGCCGGGGGGCTCGCCGTGGCCGTGGACTACGCCCATGCGCGGGAGGCGCGGCCCCCGTTCGGCACCCTGACCGGCTTCCGGGTCGGCCGCGAGGTCCGGCCGGTGCCGGACGGCAGCTGCGACCTCACCTCGCACGTGGCCCTGGACGCCTGCGCGGCGGCCGGGGCCGGGGCCGGGGCGCCGCCCGAGCTGCTGAGCCAGCGCGAGGCGCTGCACCGCCTCGGCGTCAGCGGCGGACGCCCGCCCCTGGCCCTGGCGTCGGCCGACCCGGCCGGCTACGTACGGGCGCTCGCCTCGGCGGGCGAGGCCGCGGAGCTGACGGCCCGGGGCGGCCTCGGCGACTTCGGCTGGCTGATGCAGCGCGGGGGCCGGGAAGCCGCCCCGTCGGCGGACCGGGGCCGGGCCCCGGGGCCGGGCCCCGGCGCGTTCACGTAA
- a CDS encoding ABC transporter substrate-binding protein has protein sequence MSKTSRIAGAVIGMVALAGSLAACGGDSLEKDKAGPASSGGAAGSGKKGSLVVGAASFTESKVLAELYAQILGDAGYSTSVTTVANRELYEPSLEKGEIDVVPEYAATIAEFLNAKVNGSKKAEKAPVATGDTAATVAALEKLATPRGLKVLPAGAAVDQNAFAVTKEFAAKNKLKTLSDLGRSKAEVKIAAGDECEVRPFCAPGLKKTYGINVTGIDPKGVGTPQSKQAVKDGKDQLVLTTTTDAVLDSYDLVFLADDKKLQNADNVLPVLNAEDAGSQDIADALGKLTKALTTEDLAELNRKVDAERAKPADVAKDYLRSKGLVEK, from the coding sequence ATGAGCAAGACCTCGCGCATAGCCGGCGCGGTCATCGGCATGGTGGCGCTGGCCGGCTCGCTCGCCGCCTGCGGCGGCGACAGCCTGGAGAAGGACAAGGCGGGCCCGGCATCCTCCGGCGGCGCCGCGGGCTCCGGCAAGAAGGGTTCGCTGGTCGTCGGCGCGGCCTCCTTCACCGAGTCCAAGGTGCTCGCGGAGCTGTACGCGCAGATCCTGGGCGACGCCGGATACAGCACCTCGGTCACCACGGTGGCGAACCGGGAACTGTACGAGCCGTCCCTGGAGAAGGGCGAGATCGATGTCGTCCCCGAATACGCCGCGACGATCGCCGAATTCCTCAATGCCAAGGTGAACGGTTCGAAGAAGGCCGAGAAGGCGCCGGTCGCCACCGGTGACACGGCGGCCACGGTCGCCGCGCTGGAGAAGCTCGCCACCCCGCGCGGACTGAAGGTGCTCCCGGCCGGTGCGGCCGTGGACCAGAACGCCTTCGCGGTGACCAAGGAATTCGCCGCGAAGAACAAGCTCAAGACCCTTTCGGACCTCGGCAGGTCGAAGGCCGAAGTGAAGATCGCGGCGGGTGACGAGTGCGAGGTGCGGCCGTTCTGCGCACCGGGTCTGAAGAAGACGTACGGCATCAATGTCACCGGTATAGACCCCAAGGGAGTCGGTACGCCGCAGTCCAAGCAGGCGGTCAAGGACGGCAAGGACCAGTTGGTCCTCACCACCACCACGGACGCGGTGCTGGACAGCTACGACCTGGTGTTCCTGGCGGACGACAAGAAGCTCCAGAACGCCGACAACGTACTGCCGGTCCTCAATGCCGAGGACGCCGGTTCCCAGGACATTGCCGACGCACTCGGCAAGCTCACCAAGGCGCTCACCACCGAGGATCTCGCGGAACTGAACCGCAAGGTCGACGCCGAGCGCGCAAAGCCCGCCGATGTCGCCAAGGACTATCTGCGGTCGAAGGGCCTCGTCGAGAAGTAG
- a CDS encoding ABC transporter ATP-binding protein, with protein sequence MIRFEHVTKRYADGTTAVDDLSFEVAEGELVTLVGPSGCGKTTTMKMVNRLIEPTEGRIFIDGDDISAIDPVRLRRRIGYVIQQVGLFPHRTILENTATVPHLLGWKRGKGRERAAELLDLVGLDPSVYGDRYPEQLSGGQRQRVGVARALAADPPVLLMDEPFGAVDPVVRERLQNEFLKLQEQVRKTVLFVTHDIEEAVRLGDRIAVYGQGSIEQFDSPATVLGAPATPYVADFVGADRGLKRLSVTPIEEGDLDQPPVVHLDDSLARATERLRAEGARWAVVLDGQDNLHGWIPADGSAAGAGGTVRAHARRMEAWLPVGAPLKQAFATMLQHDAGWIAVIDAESTGRFLGVLTPARLHEALRRSIDADAQDVPRAEVAVESVESVAKAATR encoded by the coding sequence ATGATCCGTTTCGAGCACGTCACCAAGCGGTACGCGGACGGCACCACCGCCGTCGACGACCTTTCCTTCGAGGTCGCCGAGGGTGAACTGGTCACGCTCGTCGGACCGTCGGGGTGCGGCAAGACGACCACGATGAAGATGGTGAACCGGCTGATCGAACCGACCGAGGGCCGGATATTCATCGACGGGGACGACATATCCGCCATCGACCCCGTCCGGCTGCGCCGCCGTATCGGTTATGTGATCCAGCAGGTGGGACTCTTCCCGCACCGCACGATCCTGGAGAACACCGCGACCGTCCCGCATCTTCTGGGCTGGAAACGGGGAAAGGGCCGGGAACGCGCGGCCGAACTCCTCGACCTTGTCGGACTTGATCCTTCCGTTTATGGCGACCGGTATCCGGAACAGCTCTCCGGCGGTCAGCGCCAACGCGTCGGTGTGGCAAGGGCGCTGGCCGCGGACCCGCCGGTGCTGCTGATGGACGAGCCTTTCGGCGCGGTCGACCCGGTCGTGCGGGAACGGCTGCAGAACGAATTCCTGAAACTTCAGGAACAGGTCCGTAAAACCGTCCTGTTCGTCACGCACGACATCGAGGAAGCGGTCCGGCTCGGCGACCGGATCGCCGTCTACGGGCAGGGCTCCATCGAGCAGTTCGACTCCCCCGCCACCGTGCTCGGCGCCCCCGCCACCCCCTATGTCGCGGACTTCGTCGGCGCCGACCGCGGCCTCAAGCGGCTCTCCGTGACCCCCATCGAGGAGGGCGACCTCGACCAGCCGCCGGTCGTCCACCTCGACGACTCGCTGGCGCGGGCGACCGAGCGGCTGCGGGCCGAGGGCGCGCGCTGGGCCGTCGTACTGGACGGCCAGGACAATCTGCACGGCTGGATCCCGGCCGACGGCTCCGCCGCCGGGGCCGGGGGCACGGTGCGCGCGCACGCCCGCAGGATGGAGGCGTGGCTGCCCGTCGGCGCCCCGCTCAAGCAGGCGTTCGCCACCATGCTCCAGCACGACGCGGGCTGGATCGCCGTCATCGACGCGGAGAGCACCGGCCGGTTCCTGGGCGTGCTCACCCCGGCCCGGCTGCACGAGGCACTGCGCCGCTCGATCGACGCGGACGCCCAGGACGTCCCGCGCGCCGAGGTGGCGGTCGAGAGCGTGGAGAGCGTCGCCAAGGCCGCCACGCGGTGA